From Hydra vulgaris chromosome 15, alternate assembly HydraT2T_AEP, one genomic window encodes:
- the LOC136071966 gene encoding glycoprotein-N-acetylgalactosamine 3-beta-galactosyltransferase 1-like — MRCYFSTVNKAKVFLLGFLVGLIITILLNSWLAEQKDYYPSPTTNDCYKTLTSPAIFNNLNDLYSKKEESVALELARKVRILCWVMTHPVTLYKNAKAARDTWGKRCNIILFMSSVQDDCFPAVGLGVAEGRENLWLKTRAAWKYIFENHFNDAEWFIKVDDDAFVVLENLRLFLNPHRTTDPHYFGRHFQTFKGYNSGGAGYVFSKETLRRFVRVMKDPFLCKEVSDFEDKEIGVCLSAVGIYPEETRDIKGRETFHPFHPLVHVMPGLIKSNNWLYQYSKWEVRIGPECCSDNSIAFHYIRPNDMYFLNFVLYQVHPFGISHSNVLNYHV; from the exons ATGCGTTGTTACTTTTCTACTGTCAACAAGGCTAAAGTTTTCTTACTTGGATTTTTGGTtggtttaataataacaattttgctAAACAGTTGGTTGGCGGAGCAAAAAGATTATTATCCTAGTCCAACTACAAATGATTGCTACAAGACTTTAACTTCGCCAgcaatattcaataatttaaat GATTTGTATTCAAAGAAAGAAGAAAGTGTTGCTCTTGAACTTGCTCGGAAAGTTAGAATTTTATGTTGGGTGATGACACATCCTGTCACACTTTACAAAAATGCAAAGGCAGCTCGTGATACATGGGGGAAAAGatgtaatattattttgtttatgagTTCTGTTCAAGATGATTGTTTTCCAGCTGTTGGACTTGGAGTAGCAGaag gTAGAGAAAATTTATGGCTGAAAACCAGAGCAGCAtggaaatatatatttgaaaatcattttaatgatgCTGAATGGTTTATAAAGGTTGATGATGATGCTTTTGTTGTTCTTGAAAATCtacgtttatttttaaatccacATCGAACTACTGATCCCCATTATTTTGGACGtcattttcaaactttcaaaggTTATAATAGTGGAGGTGCTGGCTATGTGTTTAGTAAAGAAACATTGCGCAGATTTGTTCGTGTTATGAAAGATCCATTTCTTTGCAAAGAAGTCTCAGATTTTGAAGATAAAGAGATTGGAGTTTGTCTTAGTGCTGTTGGCATATATCCTGAAGAAACACGAGATATTAAAGGGAGAGAAACATTTCATCCATTTCATCCATTAGTTCATGTAATGCCTGGTCttataaaaagcaataattGGTTATATCAATACAGTAAATGGGAAGTTCGTATAGGTCCTGAATGCTGTTCAGATAACAGCATTGCATTTCACTACATCAGACCAAATgacatgtattttttaaactttgttctTTACCAGGTTCACCCCTTCGGGATTAGTCAttctaatgttttaaactaCCATGTTTAG